In Amaranthus tricolor cultivar Red isolate AtriRed21 chromosome 3, ASM2621246v1, whole genome shotgun sequence, a single window of DNA contains:
- the LOC130807607 gene encoding disease resistance protein RPV1-like — MDGEKEDTSRYLIADGKTASYLPPSMLRKRLKWDVFLSFRGEDTRHSFTTLLRNELGKKGLRPFMDDEGMEKGDTIQPTIEEAIVDSALAVAIISPRYADSRWCLHELSRLFECKKRVIPVFYDVDPSDVRRQRGKFGDGFKSLVEDDSKGFSQDDVKNWKCGLMNVGNISGYTFTSPSQKSDRGNNGANKDNLIRHIVQQVWNELKNTPEYVVKLEVGLDSRVDKVIEKLDLHSGGVRFLGIHGTPGIGKTTLAKAVYNKLVVSFTHRSFIANVREKLANEDGLLSIQTQLIKDLSLNDVALVKQAQDGMDTIKKIVNENRVLVVLDDVYEDKQLEKLGIFRVCFEVGSRVIVTSRNIDALSFASDDTELHEAQTLDDQEALELFSIHALGKREPTKEFWHISKEIVSLTGGLPLALEVFGSSLVKRTLKEWEDEVIKLGVIRPDTLQMVLKLSYDGLDEHEKTVFLDISCLLLQMNMKKEEVVDVLVGCDLRAESAIGNLVRKSLLKILDGNLLWMHDQIRDMGRQIVQKESIHDIGKRSRLWDSNDTLRVLRQKKVTEAVRGIILDNKKPPDVSDELKSWINFRKNSNVNTYIRFLVEKIKGWWFRPDESDISTLQTKWFEKMVHLKLLQMNYAKVQGDFKYMPSELRWLQWKGFQQKTFPGNIPEEIRVLDLSSSNIERLWSSYCSCLDFNKVAGNLVVINLSYCPRLTALPDMSTHKNLKKLMLKRCVSLTNLHKSVGNMTSLVHLNLHGCTNLVALPTDVTGMKSLKELNLSDCYKFKGLPENIKSLTSLIDLNLDSTIITKLPESVFRLTQLEVLSLNSCGKITELPDYIGCLTSLKELYLSSTKLENLPPSVGSLTNLEKLSLGHCSLLTALPDTVGNLKSLNQLLLYGSSIRQLPDSVCSLCYLKVLSLARCRSLLKLPASIEGLAFIHELDLDHTPIQELPDEICSLKLIKKIQMTNCNSLKKLPKEMGKMSNLSVLFIVGAAITQLPMSFGELESLSWLKLTKCTKLRSLPESFGKLRSLRILQMEETAITALPECFRFLNGLRVLKMRKSPSDLPKSFWKLSNLQEFDAQACGISGQIHDKFSELSKLESLDLGYNSFHSLPSTMEGMFVLKKLVLRQCEQLRVLPKLPSTLEELNAGDCHSLESICDISNLERLQELRLVNCNKIIDVPGLQCLKSLRRLFLAGCNASSSAVRRRVTKTILRNLNNLSIPGSEIPEWFSQTEGGVKFKPHPNLSIQSVIVVVIISVDIQALDSMRAQLPSIVDIQARIIREETSIFSSALNLTGLPCTPAKQIYLCRFKYYHPLILLLKEGDIIQVGFKSGSVEGVELKKWGIHLVYENDDDYEGDEDLIPFNEIHQSVSQRLVCFLRSMDQR; from the exons ATGGACGGTGAAAAAGAAGACACGTCACGCTATCTGATTGCCGATGGCAAAACGGCGTCGTATCTTCCACCATCAATGCTGAGAAAACGGCTAAAATGGGATGTATTCTTGAGCTTTCGAGGTGAAGATACACGACATTCATTTACAACACTTCTAAGAAATGAACTGGGAAAGAAAGGTTTAAGACCATTTATGGATGATGAAGGTATGGAGAAAGGTGATACAATACAGCCCACCATAGAGGAAGCTATTGTGGACTCTGCTTTAGCTGTTGCTATTATATCTCCTAGGTATGCTGATTCACGTTGGTGTCTTCATGAACTCTCTAGACTATTTGAGTGCAAGAAACGGGTTATACCCGTTTTCTATGATGTTGACCCGTCTGATGTCCGGAGACAACGAGGGAAGTTTGGTGATGGGTTTAAGAGTTTGGTGGAGGATGACTCAAAGGGGTTTAGTCAAGATGATGTTAAGAATTGGAAATGTGGGTTGATGAATGTTGGTAATATTTCTGGCTATACGTTTACATCTCCTTCccaaaaaag TGACAGAGGCAATAATGGAGCTAACAAAGATAACCTTATAAGACACATAGTCCAACAAGTATGGAATGAGCTAAAGAACACTCCAGAATATGTAGTAAAACTTGAAGTTGGTTTAGATTCTCGAGTAGATAAAGTAATCGAAAAATTAGATCTTCACTCAGGAGGTGTTCGGTTTCTTGGTATTCATGGAACTCCAGGAATAGGAAAAACAACCTTGGCTAAAGCTGTTTATAATAAGCTTGTTGTTAGCTTCACACACCGCTCTTTCATTGCGAATGTTCGAGAAAAATTAGCAAATGAAGATGGCCTTTTAAGTATTCAAACTCAACTGATCAAAGATCTTTCCTTAAATGATGTAGCATTAGTTAAACAAGCACAAGATGGAATGGACACAATCAAGAAAATAGTTAACGAAAATCGGGTTTTAGTTGTCTTAGATGATGTCTACGAGGACAAACAGCTCGAAAAACTTGGCATTTTTCGAGTATGTTTTGAAGTAGGAAGTAGAGTGATTGTTACTAGTAGAAATATAGATGCATTAAGTTTTGCTTCCGATGATACTGAGCTACATGAAGCACAAACCTTAGATGATCAAGAAGCATTGGAATTGTTTAGTATACATGCCTTAGGAAAAAGGGAACCTACCAAAGAGTTTTGGCACATTTCAAAGGAAATTGTGTCTTTAACAGGTGGACTTCCTTTAGCACTAGAAGTGTTTGGTTCGTCTTTGGTTAAGAGAACGTTGAAAGAGTGGGAGGACGAGGTTATAAAACTAGGAGTTATTCGACCAGATACTCTTCAAATGGTGCTTAAACTTAGTTATGATGGGTTAGATGAACATGAGAAAACGGTTTTCCTAGACATTTCATGTTTATTGCTTCAAATGAACATGAAAAAAGAGGAGGTTGTGGATGTACTTGTTGGTTGTGACTTAAGGGCAGAATCAGCTATTGGTAACCTTGTAAGAAAATCACTCTTGAAGATTTTAGATGGTAACTTATTGTGGATGCATGATCAAATTCGGGATATGGGTAGGCAAATTGTTCAAAAGGAAAGTATTCATGATATTGGCAAGCGTAGCAGATTGTGGGACTCTAATGACACTTTGCGTGTCTTACGACAAAAAAAG GTAACGGAAGCTGTGAGGGGGATCATATTAGACAATAAAAAGCCTCCAGATGTTTCTGATGAATTGAAATCTTGGATAAACTTCAGAAAAAATTCTAATGTCAACACTTACATCAGGTTCCTGGTAGAGAAAATAAAAGGTTGGTGGTTTAGACCAGATGAGAGTGATATTTCTACTCTTCAAACAAAATGGTTTGAGAAAATGGTGCATCTGAAACTGCTTCAAATGAATTATGCAAAAGTTCAAGGAGACTTCAAATATATGCCCTCTGAGCTTAGGTGGTTGCAATGGAAAGGATTTCAACAAAAGACTTTCCCGGGTAACATACCAGAAGAAATTCGTGTTCTTGATCTTTCATCGAGTAACATAGAACGTTTATGGAGCTCATACTGTTCATGTTTGGATTTCAACAAG GTAGCGGGGAACTTGGTTGTGATAAATCTGTCATACTGTCCTCGACTAACTGCGCTTCCTGACATGTCCACgcataaaaatttaaagaagCTTATGCTCAAGAGGTGTGTAAGTCTAACAAATTTACACAAGTCTGTCGGAAACATGACTTCTCTAGTGCATTTGAACCTACATGGATGCACAAACTTGGTTGCTTTGCCCACAGATGTAACAGGGATGAAAAGTCTTAAGGAATTAAACTTATCTGATTGCTACAAATTCAAGGGACTTCCTGAAAATATTAAGAGTCTGACATCCTTGATTGATTTAAATCTCGATAGCACAATAATAACCAAGTTACCTGAATCTGTTTTCCGCCTTACTCAACTTGAAGTGCTTAGTCTAAATAGTTGCGGTAAAATAACAGAGCTGCCGGACTACATTGGGTGTTTAACTTCTCTGAAAGAACTTTATCTTTCGAGTACTAAACTCGAAAATTTGCCGCCTTCTGTTGGATCATTGACAAACCTCGAGAAACTAAGTTTAGGGCACTGTTCGTTGCTTACTGCTCTTCCTGATACAGTCGGAAATCTCAAGTCCTTGAATCAACTGTTACTTTATGGCAGCTCAATCAGGCAACTTCCAGATTCAGTTTGCTCGTTATGTTATCTTAAAGTGTTATCTTTAGCAAGATGTCGTTCTCTTCTCAAGCTTCCTGCTTCAATCGAGGGATTAGCTTTTATACACGAGCTTGATCTTGATCATACACCAATACAAGAACTACCAGATGAGATATGTTCCTTAAAGTTAATAAAGAAGATTCAGATGACTAATTGCAATTCACTTAAAAAGTTGCCAAAAGAAATGGGGAAAATGTCAAATCTTTCTGTCCTCTTTATTGTAGGAGCTGCAATAACACAACTGCCAATGTCCTTTGGCGAGTTAGAAAGTCTGTCATGGCTGAAATTAACCAAGTGCACAAAGCTAAGAAGCTTGCCAGAATCTTTCGGAAAATTAAGATCTTTGCGTATACTTCAGATGGAAGAAACTGCCATAACCGCATTACCTGAATGTTTCAGATTTCTTAATGGCTTAAGGGTATTGAAAATGAGGAAATCTCCAAGTGATCTGCCTAAGTCTTTCTGGAAGCTATCGAATTTGCAAGAATTTGATGCGCAAGCATGTGGAATATCTGGTCAGATACATGATAAGTTTTCCGAGCTGTCTAAGCTTGAGAGTTTGGATTTGGGGTACAACAGTTTCCATAGTCTTCCTTCCACAATGGAAGGTATGTTTGTATTGAAGAAACTCGTGTTGCGCCAATGTGAACAGCTGAGAGTTTTGCCTAAACTTCCTTCAACATTAGAAGAGCTAAATGCTGGTGATTGTCATTCTCTTGAAAGTATATGTGACATCTCTAACCTTGAGAGATTACAAGAATTACGACTTGTGAATTGTAATAAGATCATTGATGTTCCTGGTCTTCAATGCTTGAAGTCTTTGAGAAGGCTATTTTTGGCTGGATGTAATGCAAGTTCATCAGCTGTCAGGAGAAGAGTTACTAAG ACTATTTTGAGAAACTTGAACAATCTGAGCATTCCCGGGAGTGAAATTCCAGAGTGGTTTTCTCAAACAGAAGGAGGAGTAAAATTCAAGCCTCATCCAAACCTATCAATCCAAAGTGTAATTGTTGTTGTCATAATCTCTGTAGACATCCAAGCACTAGACAGCATGCGTGCTCAACTACCTAGTATTGTAGATATTCAGGCTCGTATTATAAGAGAGGAAACCTCTATTTTCAGCTCAGCATTGAATTTAACTGGACTGCCATGTACTCCAGCCAAACAGATTTACCTATGTAGATTCAAATACTATCATCCTTTGATATTGTTGTTAAAAGAAGGTGATATAATACAAGTTGGGTTTAAATCAGGAAGTGTTGAAGGAGTTGAACTCAAAAAATGGGGAATTCATTTAGTGtatgaaaatgatgatgattatgaggGCGATGAAGATTTGATACCATTTAATGAGATTCATCAATCTGTATCTCAAAGGCTTGTTTGTTTTCTTCGCTCTATGGATCAAAGATGA
- the LOC130807610 gene encoding uncharacterized protein LOC130807610 isoform X2: MENMSRRRLDWSIKGLLRLILLVSFVWLSLVGLLAYGDQAKSTKILHNNNNNVNKHDQHVKHEESVTIGRGKVIAHSEVDFNYMSKRKVPSGPDPIHNRRARNSRRPPGEA; this comes from the exons ATGGAGAATATGAGTAGACGGAGATTAGATTGGTCAATCAAGGGCTTACTAAGACTTATTTTATTGGTAAGTTTTGTGTGGCTCTCTTTGGTTGGATTATTAGCTTATGGAGATCAagcaaaatcaacaaaaatacttcataataacaataataatgtgaataagcatgatcaacatgtaAAACATGAAGAATCAGTGACAATTGGAAGAGGAAAGGTCATAGCACATTCTGAGGTTGATTTTAATTACATGAGCAAAAGAAAAGTACCAAGTGGTCCAGATCCTATTCATAACAG AAGAGCGCGAAATTCGAGAAGACCACCTGGAGAGGCTTAG
- the LOC130807610 gene encoding uncharacterized protein LOC130807610 isoform X1, protein MENMSRRRLDWSIKGLLRLILLVSFVWLSLVGLLAYGDQAKSTKILHNNNNNVNKHDQHVKHEESVTIGRGKVIAHSEVDFNYMSKRKVPSGPDPIHNSLFRLFRRARNSRRPPGEA, encoded by the exons ATGGAGAATATGAGTAGACGGAGATTAGATTGGTCAATCAAGGGCTTACTAAGACTTATTTTATTGGTAAGTTTTGTGTGGCTCTCTTTGGTTGGATTATTAGCTTATGGAGATCAagcaaaatcaacaaaaatacttcataataacaataataatgtgaataagcatgatcaacatgtaAAACATGAAGAATCAGTGACAATTGGAAGAGGAAAGGTCATAGCACATTCTGAGGTTGATTTTAATTACATGAGCAAAAGAAAAGTACCAAGTGGTCCAGATCCTATTCATAACAG TTTGTTTCGTTTATTCAGAAGAGCGCGAAATTCGAGAAGACCACCTGGAGAGGCTTAG